Proteins from one Nakamurella multipartita DSM 44233 genomic window:
- the paaA gene encoding 1,2-phenylacetyl-CoA epoxidase subunit PaaA, producing MYGNIDRIEASATESTESTEDTEDTGDTEEAAARQAEFDRLIAQDQRIEPRDWMPEGYRKTLIRQIAQHAHSEIIGMQPEGNWITRAPSLRRKAILIAKVQDEAGHGLYLYSAAETLGVDREDLLDQLHTGRQKYSSIFNYPTLSWADMGAIGWLVDGAAIMNQVPLCRCSYGPYGRAMVRVCKEESFHQRQGFEILHTLSHGSPAQHEMAQDAVNRFWWPSLMMFGPPDESSAHTVQSAAWGIKRFSNDELRQRFVDMCVDQARILGLRLPDPDLTWNEQRQHYDFGPIDWSELNRVIRGDGPCNADRMARRVGAHTDGAWVREAASAYAAKHADRSVVAA from the coding sequence ATGTACGGCAATATCGACCGGATCGAAGCGTCCGCCACCGAGTCCACCGAGTCCACCGAGGACACCGAGGACACCGGGGACACCGAGGAAGCCGCGGCCCGACAGGCGGAGTTCGACCGGCTGATCGCGCAGGACCAGCGCATCGAGCCCCGGGACTGGATGCCCGAGGGCTACCGCAAGACGCTGATCCGGCAGATCGCGCAGCACGCGCATTCGGAGATCATCGGGATGCAGCCGGAGGGCAACTGGATCACCCGGGCCCCCAGCCTGCGCCGCAAGGCGATCCTGATCGCCAAGGTGCAGGACGAGGCCGGACACGGCCTGTACCTGTACTCGGCCGCCGAGACCCTGGGGGTCGACCGGGAGGATCTGCTGGACCAGCTGCACACCGGCCGGCAGAAGTATTCCTCGATCTTCAACTACCCCACCCTGTCCTGGGCCGACATGGGGGCGATCGGCTGGCTGGTGGACGGCGCCGCGATCATGAACCAGGTGCCGCTGTGCCGCTGCTCGTACGGACCGTACGGGCGGGCGATGGTCCGGGTGTGCAAGGAGGAATCGTTCCACCAGCGGCAGGGTTTCGAGATCCTGCACACCCTGTCCCACGGCTCGCCGGCCCAGCACGAGATGGCCCAGGACGCGGTGAACCGGTTCTGGTGGCCATCGCTGATGATGTTCGGCCCGCCGGACGAGTCGTCCGCGCACACGGTTCAATCGGCGGCCTGGGGGATCAAACGCTTCAGCAATGACGAGTTGCGCCAGCGATTCGTCGACATGTGCGTCGACCAGGCCCGCATCCTCGGTCTGCGCCTGCCGGACCCGGATCTGACCTGGAACGAGCAGCGGCAGCACTACGACTTCGGCCCGATCGACTGGTCCGAGCTGAACCGGGTGATCCGGGGCGACGGTCCGTGCAACGCCGACCGGATGGCCCGCCGGGTGGGTGCGCACACCGACGGGGCCTGGGTCCGGGAGGCGGCCAGTGCCTACGCCGCCAAGCACGCCGACCGGTCGGTGGTGGCCGCGTGA